Proteins found in one Leishmania major strain Friedlin complete genome, chromosome 35 genomic segment:
- a CDS encoding conserved hypothetical protein (previous protein_id=AAZ14757.1), which yields MRSGPCPLPPAVAARSLLSPFGIGVSKRLALVGSGNSITALLVKENVPAGTPLLLAPDAALLTCQGALDADVDGLVPPPAEMLELLKRDTAQLDHVYLAYYLSLRCFTNTEDWFSSQIHRFKDSGSASQEDTASSRIWERFAQKYVTAPAPVFMAALQYVWESCFRKPATEADSASAPLPAALAVAPVVDVASQSRNATNSALTATTAKALKETHLHSDITGARQALLAKNDAYVYWVLTAITDIPVGGEVSVSSESVL from the coding sequence ATGCGAAGCGGGCCTTGTCCTCTACCGCCTGCTGTTGCAGCTCGCTCGCTCCTGTCACCGTTCGGGATCGGGGTGTCGAAGAGGCTCGCGCttgtcggcagcggcaactcGATCACAGCGCTGCTAGTAAAGGAGAACGTACCGGCTGGCACACCGTTGCTCCTCGCGCCggatgctgcgctgctcacGTGCCAGGGTGCTCTCGATGCAGATGTGGACGGTCTCGTGCCGCCACCAGCGGAAATGCTAGAGCTGTTAAAACGCGATACGGCGCAGCTCGACCACGTTTACCTAGCGTACTATCTATCGCTGCGGTGCTTCACAAACACGGAGGACTGGTTCTCCAGCCAGATTCATCGCTTCAAGGACAGCGGCTCCGCTTCTCAGGAAGATACGGCTAGTTCACGCATCTGGGAACGGTTTGCGCAGAAATACGTAACCGCCCCTGCTCCGGTCTTCATGGCCGCCTTGCAGTACGTCTGGGAGAGCTGCTTTCGCAAACCTGCAACGGAGGCAGACTCGGCGTCGGCTCCGCTACCGGCAGCGCTTGCCGTTGCGCCCGTAGTCGACGTTGCTTCGCAAAGCCGCAATGCCACGAATTCGGCACTCACAGCTACCACCGCCAAGGCTCTCAAAGAGACTCACCTGCACAGCGACATCACCGGTGCACGGCAAGCGCTGTTGGCTAAAAACGATGCGTACGTCTACTGGGTGCTCACTGCCATCACTGATATTCCGGTCGGCGGTGAAGTATCCGTTTCGTCAGAGTCTGTGCTCTAA
- a CDS encoding diacylglycerol kinase-like protein (previous protein_id=AAZ14756.1), with amino-acid sequence MTSLSHSPRIGGGARTFFALVNLRSGGRRSSEYVLHKLSDTLGADRVWVLFEGGTAEHHRSQLELFLRKQAPEYVIVAGGDGTISFAMDVVKRLHDENVLAPNRGVIAPFPLGTGNDFSFTLGFGSGFARWIVLGEKRFQRLMRDYETATVTNVDRWSLHVTTTTARHPSGLVHTHVFNNYFSIGFDAAVANRLNRFRGRHPNLFTTRPVVKLWYAAFAVMALFTEKQIGSSILLEVDGRRIPVPASAKSVAVCNMLTYAGGAVAWNGDAVDHYAKPSVWDGRVEIVCFYGIWHLALVRLGWCYGKKLAQGITVCIETDCHSCQFDGEEVLNVADTKGKSTFRIVHFSTSECLTVPPRQETNVFAFLLALAAVVLAIIGILYRSPVA; translated from the coding sequence ATGACCTCTTTGTCGCACAGCCCCCGCattggaggcggcgcgcggaCGTTTTTTGCGCTCGTGAATCTGCGCAGCGGGGGACGCCGCTCCTCGGAGTACGTGCTCCATAAGCTCAGCGATACACTTGGCGCCGATCGGGTGTGGGTCCTCTTCGAAGGCGGAACTGCGGAGCATCACCGCTCTCAGCTCGAGCTCTTCCTACGCAAGCAAGCGCCCGAGTACGTCATTGTTGCTGGCGGTGACGGTACCATCTCCTTCGCGATGGATGTAGTCAAGCGGCTGCACGATGAAAACGTGCTCGCACCCAACCGTGGCGTGATTGCGCCTTTCCCGCTCGGCACCGGCAACGATTTCAGCTTTACGCTCGGCTTCGGCAGTGGTTTTGCACGCTGGATCGTGCTGGGCGAGAAACGGTTCCAGCGCCTGATGCGCGACTACGAGACGGCCACGGTCACCAATGTTGATAGATGGTCTCTTCACGTGACCACCACGACGGCACGGCACCCCAGTGGTTTGGTACACACCCACGTATTCAACAACTACTTCTCCATCGGCTTTGATGCAGCGGTGGCAAACCGACTCAACCGCtttcgcggccgccaccccaATCTCTTCACAACTAGGCCAGTGGTCAAGCTGTGGTACGCTGCCTTTGCCGTCATGGCTCTCTTTACCGAAAAGCAGATCGGCTCCTCCATTCTGCTTGAAGTTGACGGACGCCGCATACCGGTGCCGGCGAGTGCCAAATCTGTCGCGGTGTGCAACATGCTGACGtacgctggcggtgctgtcgccTGGAACGGCGACGCCGTTGACCACTACGCCAAGCCGTCTGTGTGGGATGGCCGCGTGGAGATTGTCTGCTTCTATGGCATATGGCATCTggcgcttgtgcgcctcGGCTGGTGCTATGGGAAGAAGCTCGCACAGGGCATCACTGTCTGCATCGAAACCGATTGCCACTCCTGCCAGTTTGATGGTGAAGAGGTGCTGAACGTGGCGGACACCAAGGGCAAATCCACGTTCCGCATCGTCCACTTTTCCACTTCAGAGTGCCTAAccgtgccgccacggcaggaGACGAATGTCTTTGCCTTCCTGCTCGCGCttgctgcggtggtgctAGCCATCATCGGCATTTTGTACCGCTCCCCCGTTGCGTAG